A window from Rhizosphaericola mali encodes these proteins:
- a CDS encoding S9 family peptidase: protein MTQSTRITLEDIFVTEKYKPQTYTDVKTINDPLQIRISAILQSKGWDITIANYHIHPKNENLILVSYDQKSIYRRSFYVKTLLLDLQNEDIITIEDSQIRLVAFSPDGNYISYIKSNNLYVYNLDNKDCKAITADGLYNHIINGHTDWAYEEEFGFTKAYHWNADSTKIAYLRFDESLVKEYDMTIYSENYNQNYSYKYPKAGERNAVVSVHIYDLHSQTNIEISSSLAFEYIPKLMWVNDQILVFTLNRLQNKLCIYLQDFKLGTLKLIYEEKEERYIDFYADSYIIDGDKLLFYSDLSGYKNLHSLDLVNFQATQITNFQFDISDTIFIDLENKYIYASAGYPTPMDRNIIAINYQTNIIHRLTEETGYHELFMDKQLDNCVLQYSNLNSLPQAWNCKILLDDNFLPYLNKEKIIIDNERLESELNPLNLPISDLITIENKDHVAINGWLLKPTNFSESNSYPLLVCNYGGPGSQMVLNKYGMVNYWHKFMAEKGFIVACFDNTGTGSRGADFRKATYKKLGQLEIQDQIDIAQHFSNYNYIDNSKIIHWGWSFGGFMSLLAITKGANIFTHSIAIAPVTDWRWYDSIYTERYMQTPETNQIGYEENRPFHYSDKMRGKLLLIHGSADDNVHIQHSLLFSEELIQKDKAFDMFIYPNKNHRITGGNTTLHLWKKITAWLEQL, encoded by the coding sequence ATGACGCAATCGACTAGGATAACATTAGAAGATATATTTGTTACAGAAAAATACAAACCGCAAACTTATACAGATGTAAAGACTATAAATGATCCATTGCAAATTAGAATATCTGCTATTTTGCAATCAAAGGGTTGGGATATTACAATTGCAAACTATCATATTCATCCAAAAAATGAAAATCTTATACTGGTTAGTTATGATCAAAAGTCGATCTATCGTCGGTCATTTTATGTTAAAACACTTCTGTTAGATCTGCAAAATGAGGACATTATAACTATTGAGGATTCACAGATTCGTTTAGTAGCGTTTTCTCCTGACGGAAATTATATCAGCTATATAAAAAGCAACAATTTATATGTTTATAATTTAGACAATAAAGATTGTAAAGCCATTACCGCTGATGGACTATATAATCATATTATTAATGGTCATACTGATTGGGCTTACGAGGAAGAATTTGGATTTACAAAAGCCTATCACTGGAACGCGGATTCGACTAAGATTGCTTATTTGCGATTTGATGAGTCTTTGGTAAAAGAATACGACATGACGATCTATAGTGAAAACTATAATCAAAATTATTCCTATAAATATCCAAAAGCTGGAGAGAGAAATGCAGTTGTGAGTGTACATATTTATGATTTGCATAGCCAAACTAACATAGAAATATCTAGTTCATTGGCATTTGAATATATACCCAAGTTAATGTGGGTAAATGATCAAATATTGGTCTTTACCTTAAATAGACTACAAAATAAATTATGTATTTATTTGCAAGATTTTAAGTTAGGTACTTTGAAATTGATCTATGAGGAAAAAGAGGAAAGATATATAGATTTTTATGCAGATAGTTATATTATAGATGGTGATAAATTGTTGTTTTATAGTGATCTATCTGGCTATAAAAATTTGCATAGCTTGGATCTTGTAAATTTCCAAGCTACACAGATTACAAATTTTCAATTTGATATTTCAGATACTATTTTCATAGATCTGGAAAATAAATATATATATGCTTCGGCTGGCTATCCAACGCCGATGGATCGAAATATTATTGCTATAAATTATCAAACCAATATTATCCATCGGCTCACCGAGGAGACCGGCTATCATGAATTATTTATGGATAAACAATTAGATAACTGTGTATTGCAATATTCCAATTTGAATAGTTTACCCCAAGCATGGAATTGCAAAATATTATTGGATGATAATTTCCTTCCTTATTTGAACAAAGAAAAAATTATAATTGATAATGAACGTCTAGAATCTGAACTAAATCCATTGAACTTGCCTATTTCGGATTTAATAACTATCGAAAATAAAGATCATGTTGCAATTAATGGTTGGTTGTTAAAACCTACTAATTTCTCAGAATCTAATAGTTATCCATTACTCGTATGTAATTATGGCGGTCCTGGTTCGCAAATGGTATTGAATAAATATGGGATGGTTAACTATTGGCATAAATTCATGGCAGAAAAGGGATTTATAGTTGCTTGTTTTGATAACACTGGTACGGGGAGTCGTGGCGCAGATTTTCGAAAAGCTACGTACAAAAAACTTGGTCAACTAGAAATTCAAGATCAAATAGACATCGCACAACATTTTTCCAACTATAATTATATCGATAATTCAAAAATTATCCATTGGGGGTGGAGTTTTGGCGGCTTTATGAGCTTGTTAGCAATTACCAAGGGCGCAAATATCTTTACTCATTCTATTGCTATTGCTCCAGTGACAGATTGGAGATGGTACGATTCAATTTATACAGAAAGATATATGCAAACTCCCGAAACAAATCAAATCGGTTATGAAGAAAATCGTCCATTTCACTATTCTGATAAAATGAGGGGTAAACTATTGTTGATTCATGGAAGTGCTGATGATAATGTACATATTCAGCATAGTTTGTTGTTTTCTGAAGAGCTTATACAAAAAGACAAAGCGTTTGATATGTTTATATATCCCAATAAAAATCATCGAATTACTGGTGGAAATACAACTTTACATCTATGGAAAAAAATAACTGCTTGGCTAGAGCAGTTATAG
- a CDS encoding nucleoside deaminase, with the protein MLNEKDKEFIQMAIELAQQNVENNNGGPFGCIIVKNNQIIGKGANSVTSENDPTAHAEVVAIRNACKNLKSFQLEGCSLYTSCEPCPMCLGAIYWARPTKVVFAATKIDAASAGFDDDFIYKEINLSYNERKIPFIQYESDNQILPFEKWKDKTDKTDY; encoded by the coding sequence TTAGCACAACAAAATGTAGAAAATAACAATGGTGGACCATTTGGATGTATTATCGTTAAAAACAATCAGATTATAGGCAAAGGAGCCAATAGTGTCACGAGTGAAAATGATCCTACAGCACATGCAGAAGTAGTTGCCATCCGTAATGCTTGTAAAAATTTAAAAAGTTTTCAATTAGAAGGTTGTAGTTTATACACCTCATGCGAACCATGCCCTATGTGTCTAGGTGCTATTTATTGGGCAAGACCAACTAAAGTCGTATTTGCAGCGACCAAGATAGATGCGGCTAGTGCAGGATTCGATGATGATTTTATATACAAAGAGATTAATCTTTCTTACAACGAAAGAAAAATCCCTTTTATACAATATGAATCCGACAATCAAATCTTGCCATTTGAAAAATGGAAAGATAAAACAGATAAAACAGATTATTAA
- a CDS encoding M28 family peptidase yields MKKQFLLMGLLASSFAMAQKSAPVEKFASVISPKELKAKLSVLAAADMEGRETAMPGQKKAASYIEAFFKKIGLQPGAGEGKYQMPYPVFQDSLSKSEVSLDNRALTFGTDYALNISSLANGNWTVDNIVYAGYGWQDSTHNSYDNLDVKGKWIVVLEGLPKDIKAHPYEIYKSTFNKINIAKKLGVAGIIVVMNHLQNHSAKGLKGNMYIKENKGVATPLLQISDALANKILQTSGKSIEELSVVKTGDYATNLHVELEKITNHLESSNVIGVLPGTDKKGEYVFVTGHYDHLGKRDSVIYFGADDDGSGTTSVMQLAQAFVNAKKKGFGPRRSMIFMTVSGEEKGLFGSEYYSEHPTINLDSASVDLNIDMDGRIDTERKTPDSTNYIYVIGHDKLSSDLQKINEAENNKYTHLVLDYKFDDPKDPNRIYYRSDHYNFAKKGIPILFFYDGMLKADYHQPSDTVDKIDFELMSKRAQMVFYTAWDIANRDAMLVRDIPLN; encoded by the coding sequence ATGAAAAAACAATTTCTCTTGATGGGATTATTGGCATCATCTTTTGCCATGGCACAAAAAAGTGCACCTGTCGAAAAATTTGCTTCGGTTATTTCTCCAAAGGAATTAAAAGCAAAATTGAGCGTACTCGCTGCCGCAGATATGGAAGGTCGCGAAACGGCTATGCCGGGACAGAAAAAAGCGGCATCTTACATAGAAGCTTTTTTCAAAAAAATAGGTTTGCAACCGGGTGCTGGTGAAGGTAAATATCAAATGCCTTACCCTGTATTTCAAGATTCTCTATCTAAATCAGAAGTGAGTTTGGATAATCGAGCATTGACTTTTGGAACAGATTATGCCTTGAATATTTCTTCCTTGGCAAATGGAAATTGGACAGTGGATAACATAGTATATGCAGGTTATGGTTGGCAAGATTCAACGCACAATAGTTATGATAATTTGGATGTTAAAGGTAAATGGATTGTCGTATTGGAAGGTTTACCAAAAGATATCAAAGCGCACCCTTATGAAATCTACAAATCCACATTTAATAAGATAAATATCGCTAAGAAACTAGGTGTTGCTGGTATCATAGTCGTAATGAATCATTTGCAAAATCATAGTGCAAAAGGTTTGAAAGGTAATATGTATATCAAGGAAAATAAAGGTGTCGCGACTCCATTATTACAGATTAGTGATGCTCTAGCCAATAAAATACTACAAACTTCTGGTAAAAGTATAGAAGAATTAAGTGTAGTAAAAACGGGTGATTACGCTACAAACTTGCATGTTGAATTGGAAAAAATTACCAATCATTTGGAAAGTTCTAATGTGATTGGAGTGCTTCCGGGTACGGATAAAAAAGGCGAATATGTATTTGTAACGGGGCACTATGATCATTTGGGTAAAAGAGATTCTGTTATTTATTTTGGAGCGGATGATGATGGTTCAGGTACGACAAGTGTGATGCAATTAGCACAAGCATTTGTAAATGCGAAGAAAAAAGGATTTGGACCTCGCCGTTCGATGATTTTTATGACCGTATCTGGAGAAGAAAAAGGATTGTTTGGCTCTGAATATTATTCTGAGCATCCAACGATTAATTTGGATAGCGCCTCTGTGGATTTGAATATAGATATGGATGGTCGTATTGATACAGAAAGAAAAACGCCAGATTCTACGAACTATATTTACGTGATTGGGCACGACAAATTGAGCTCTGATTTGCAAAAAATTAATGAAGCCGAAAATAATAAATACACACATTTAGTTTTGGACTATAAGTTTGATGATCCAAAAGATCCGAACAGAATTTACTATAGAAGTGATCACTATAATTTTGCAAAAAAGGGAATTCCTATATTGTTTTTCTATGATGGTATGTTGAAAGCCGATTATCATCAACCATCTGATACCGTAGATAAAATTGATTTTGAATTAATGAGTAAACGTGCCCAAATGGTGTTCTATACCGCATGGGATATAGCCAATAGAGATGCTATGTTGGTTCGTGATATTCCTTTAAACTAA
- a CDS encoding C1 family peptidase produces MKKVFVAALALFLLTQKSFAQDDLVKKANENQSSAAKKGYQFTDVINLGVTPIENQGSSGTCWSYSTNSFLESEMIKAGKKPLPLSKIFTARNSYVDKADNFVKLGGNLGWGDGGEPHDVINMYAKYGAIPESAYTGLINGATKNNFNEMQGILKGMLDAVVKSSDKSPSWKTAFNSTMDAYLGQVPENFNYNGKSYNAKSFAKEVVGLDPNNYIEFISQTNTPYWEKAMMMVSDNWAFQWDYNIPATDFTAIIDNALKNGYTVAWGTDVSEPYFSWPNGVAYVPQNAPALKGARLSPEDKKALFDSPKTELAITPENRQEGLDNGATTDDHGMHIVGLSKDQNGKEYYIVKNSWGETNDYKGYLHVTKAYVQYKTLSILVNKNALPSDIKKKVGL; encoded by the coding sequence ATGAAAAAAGTATTTGTAGCCGCATTGGCGCTCTTTTTATTGACTCAAAAATCTTTCGCTCAGGATGATTTAGTGAAAAAAGCTAATGAAAATCAAAGTTCTGCAGCTAAAAAAGGTTATCAATTTACGGATGTTATTAACCTTGGCGTCACACCTATCGAAAACCAAGGATCATCTGGTACATGCTGGAGTTATTCGACGAACTCATTTTTGGAATCAGAAATGATCAAAGCAGGGAAAAAACCTTTACCTCTTTCCAAAATATTTACGGCTAGAAATTCTTATGTTGACAAAGCGGATAATTTCGTCAAACTAGGCGGTAATCTTGGCTGGGGCGACGGTGGCGAACCACATGATGTTATCAATATGTATGCAAAATATGGTGCCATTCCTGAGTCTGCATATACAGGATTGATCAATGGTGCTACAAAAAATAATTTCAATGAAATGCAAGGCATTCTCAAAGGAATGTTGGATGCAGTAGTAAAATCTAGCGACAAATCACCTTCTTGGAAAACAGCATTCAATAGTACGATGGATGCTTATTTAGGTCAAGTTCCAGAAAACTTTAACTATAATGGAAAAAGCTATAATGCTAAATCTTTTGCAAAAGAAGTCGTAGGTTTAGATCCTAACAACTATATCGAATTCATTTCTCAAACTAATACACCTTATTGGGAAAAAGCAATGATGATGGTTTCTGACAACTGGGCATTCCAATGGGATTACAATATACCAGCAACGGACTTCACGGCAATTATTGACAATGCATTGAAAAATGGTTATACAGTTGCTTGGGGAACAGATGTATCTGAGCCATATTTTAGTTGGCCAAATGGTGTTGCATATGTGCCACAAAATGCTCCAGCTCTAAAAGGTGCAAGATTAAGCCCTGAAGATAAAAAAGCTTTATTCGATAGTCCAAAAACAGAATTAGCCATCACTCCAGAAAACAGACAAGAAGGTTTGGATAATGGCGCGACTACAGATGATCACGGTATGCATATCGTAGGTCTTTCTAAAGACCAAAATGGTAAAGAATACTATATCGTTAAAAACTCTTGGGGTGAAACAAATGACTATAAAGGTTATTTGCATGTAACTAAAGCGTATGTTCAATACAAAACTTTATCTATTCTAGTAAATAAAAATGCACTTCCTTCTGATATCAAAAAGAAAGTAGGTCTTTAA
- the clpX gene encoding ATP-dependent Clp protease ATP-binding subunit ClpX: MAKQTQLHCSFCGRSRDEVKILIAGLEGHICENCVEHAQEIIAQEIMQDVEDKGGKNGFKLTMKKPTEIKSFLDQYVIGQENAKKILSVAVYNHFKRITQKKSAEDEIEIEKSNIVMVGETGTGKTLLAKSIAKLLNVPFAIVDATVFTEAGYVGEDVESMLTRLLQACNYDVAAAERGIVYVDEIDKIARKGDNPSITRDVSGEGVQQGLLKMLEGTEALVPPQGGRKHPEQKMIKINTQNILFICGGAFDGVDKIIARRINTNSIGFNVNKTLEEEQKKNLLQFVNAQDLKSFGLIPELLGRLPVVTHLDPLDAKTLRSILTEPKNSLMKQFNKLFELEGVKLKIDPAALDFITEKALEFKLGARGLRSICENILTDAMFELPGSDAKELHVTLKYAKAKFDKSKMNHLKVVA, translated from the coding sequence ATGGCGAAACAGACACAATTACATTGTTCTTTTTGTGGAAGGTCGAGAGACGAAGTAAAAATATTAATTGCTGGATTAGAAGGACATATATGTGAAAATTGTGTAGAACATGCACAAGAGATCATCGCTCAAGAAATCATGCAGGACGTCGAAGATAAAGGCGGTAAAAATGGTTTTAAATTGACGATGAAGAAACCTACAGAGATAAAATCTTTCTTGGATCAATATGTAATCGGTCAAGAAAATGCGAAAAAAATTCTTTCTGTTGCCGTTTACAATCACTTCAAAAGAATCACGCAAAAAAAATCTGCCGAAGACGAAATTGAAATTGAAAAAAGCAATATCGTCATGGTGGGAGAGACCGGAACCGGTAAAACGCTTTTGGCTAAAAGCATCGCCAAATTGTTGAATGTTCCATTTGCGATTGTAGATGCAACTGTGTTTACTGAAGCAGGTTATGTAGGCGAAGATGTAGAAAGTATGTTGACGCGTTTGTTACAAGCTTGTAATTATGATGTGGCTGCAGCGGAGAGAGGAATCGTTTACGTAGATGAGATTGATAAAATCGCACGTAAGGGAGATAATCCTTCTATTACGAGAGATGTGAGCGGTGAAGGGGTACAGCAAGGTTTGCTTAAAATGTTGGAAGGTACGGAAGCGCTTGTTCCACCTCAAGGCGGAAGAAAACATCCCGAACAAAAAATGATCAAAATCAACACGCAAAATATCTTATTTATTTGTGGTGGTGCTTTTGACGGAGTAGATAAAATTATTGCTCGTAGAATCAATACCAATTCTATTGGTTTCAACGTCAATAAAACTTTGGAAGAAGAACAAAAGAAAAACTTATTGCAATTTGTCAATGCGCAAGATTTGAAATCTTTTGGTTTGATTCCTGAATTATTAGGACGTTTGCCGGTAGTGACACATTTAGATCCTTTGGATGCGAAAACTTTGCGTTCAATTTTGACCGAACCAAAAAATAGTTTGATGAAACAATTCAACAAATTATTCGAATTGGAAGGTGTTAAATTGAAAATAGATCCTGCAGCATTGGATTTCATTACAGAAAAAGCATTGGAATTCAAATTAGGAGCGCGTGGTTTGAGAAGTATTTGCGAAAATATTTTGACAGATGCCATGTTTGAATTACCAGGTTCTGATGCGAAAGAATTACATGTAACATTGAAATATGCAAAAGCGAAATTTGACAAAAGCAAAATGAATCATTTGAAAGTTGTTGCTTAA
- a CDS encoding ClpP family protease, which yields MDLGKEFEKFAIKDRKISSATLHNYGQSFTNLTPYIIEERPLNVASMDVFSRLMMDRIIFLGEGINDYVANIVTAQLLFLDSVDRTRDIQMYINSPGGSVYAGLGIYDTMQFVSPDVATICTGMAASMGAVLMCSGVQGKRSALKHSRIMIHQPSGAIGGQASDIQITAKEIRKIKNELDEIIAQHCNKTPEQVALDRDRDFWMSADEAKAYGLVDEVLVTNPRKEKK from the coding sequence ATGGATTTAGGAAAAGAATTTGAAAAATTTGCGATAAAAGACAGGAAAATTAGTAGTGCAACTTTGCATAATTATGGGCAATCATTTACTAATTTGACTCCCTACATCATTGAGGAAAGACCTTTGAATGTAGCTAGTATGGATGTGTTTAGCCGTTTGATGATGGATAGAATCATTTTCTTGGGCGAAGGCATTAATGATTATGTTGCGAATATCGTTACAGCTCAATTGTTATTTTTGGATAGCGTTGATCGTACTCGTGATATTCAAATGTATATCAATAGCCCTGGTGGTAGTGTTTACGCTGGATTAGGTATTTATGATACGATGCAATTTGTAAGCCCTGATGTGGCTACAATCTGTACTGGTATGGCTGCTAGTATGGGTGCTGTTTTGATGTGTTCTGGTGTACAAGGTAAAAGAAGTGCATTGAAACATAGTCGCATCATGATACATCAACCTAGTGGTGCTATCGGTGGTCAAGCTTCTGATATTCAAATTACAGCGAAAGAAATTCGCAAAATTAAAAATGAATTGGATGAAATTATTGCACAACATTGTAATAAAACACCCGAACAAGTTGCGCTTGACAGAGATCGTGATTTTTGGATGAGTGCAGATGAAGCGAAAGCTTATGGATTAGTGGATGAAGTGTTAGTGACCAATCCAAGAAAGGAGAAGAAATAA
- a CDS encoding ClpP family protease, protein MSLLYKSPFLMNDDEEEDEPKEKESNKEEMTPMLAKKMEKLFLEKRAVYLWGPVDDKSAREVVSKLILLDADKPGEEIKFYINSPGGVVTSGMVIYDTIKMIQSPVSTICMGLAASMGSILLSAGEKGRRFIYPHGEVMIHQPSIGGYFQATSADIEIQAIQIEKTKLLGAEILAKNCGKTVEQILKDFDRDYWMDAQGSVEYGIVDSIIDKL, encoded by the coding sequence ATGAGTTTACTATATAAATCTCCCTTTTTGATGAATGACGATGAAGAAGAGGACGAGCCAAAAGAAAAAGAATCCAACAAGGAAGAAATGACGCCAATGTTGGCCAAAAAAATGGAGAAACTCTTCTTGGAAAAAAGAGCGGTATATTTATGGGGACCGGTAGATGATAAATCTGCTAGAGAAGTCGTAAGTAAATTGATCTTGTTAGATGCAGACAAGCCAGGAGAAGAAATAAAATTTTATATCAATAGTCCAGGTGGTGTTGTTACAAGCGGTATGGTGATCTACGATACGATCAAAATGATTCAATCTCCTGTCAGTACCATTTGTATGGGATTGGCTGCGAGTATGGGTTCTATTTTGTTGAGTGCAGGAGAAAAAGGTAGAAGATTCATTTATCCTCACGGAGAAGTAATGATCCACCAACCAAGTATCGGCGGTTATTTCCAAGCGACATCCGCAGATATTGAAATTCAAGCGATTCAAATTGAAAAAACAAAATTGTTAGGAGCGGAGATTTTGGCTAAAAACTGTGGCAAAACAGTGGAACAAATTTTGAAAGATTTCGATAGAGATTATTGGATGGATGCGCAAGGTTCTGTGGAATATGGTATCGTTGATAGCATTATAGATAAATTATAG